A stretch of the Massilia sp. W12 genome encodes the following:
- a CDS encoding glycosyltransferase family 39 protein — protein MQSASAADSCAASSACAPAAVASADVQSKAQGRFYALLVFMGFFWLLIALLGHHAAPLDVIEMHTWAQAPQIGYYKHPPLPAWGIWLSESLFGHTHFALFLPSALSIVLSLLCVWPLALACLGPRRALLAMFLQSLLAYYNLYAPDFNHNVAQMPVWAAAIGALYAALHSRSLWWWAAFGLALGLSGLSKYSAVFLLAAMLLYLGWDSAARARLNWGGVLLAAALALAVVGPHLYWLYLNDLAPLHYAQERLQEMTQHSGWGKNIVSYIGMQVAVHIALWAVLLWAWVRSANGLQAQLQPARENALSHSRFLLALGLGPFALTLALGASGSYLHPMWASAMFPLSGIITVWWLGAAADQLASRRAFLLWLSVMLLFGAVYACKGSIWWTQLTGKYTRAAYPGPELARELDARWRQAHPGKPLKYIIGTPWEAGVASFYSSYAPQIVIDADLRISPWVTAQDIYRCGAITVAVQGTDLVAEIEDIWPEIEEFPPFRLRPARPGSFPELGMAWAILPPHGECK, from the coding sequence ATGCAATCCGCATCTGCCGCCGATTCCTGCGCCGCCAGCAGCGCTTGCGCGCCGGCAGCCGTGGCGTCAGCTGATGTACAGAGCAAGGCGCAAGGCCGCTTTTATGCGCTGCTGGTTTTCATGGGGTTTTTCTGGCTCTTGATTGCGCTGCTGGGACATCACGCCGCACCGCTGGATGTGATTGAAATGCACACCTGGGCGCAAGCGCCGCAAATCGGCTATTACAAACACCCGCCGCTGCCGGCCTGGGGCATCTGGCTCTCAGAAAGCCTGTTTGGCCACACCCATTTCGCCCTGTTTTTACCCTCCGCCCTGTCGATTGTCCTGAGCCTGTTGTGCGTCTGGCCCTTGGCGCTGGCCTGTCTGGGGCCGCGCCGCGCGCTGCTGGCGATGTTCTTGCAATCTCTGCTGGCTTACTACAATTTATACGCGCCCGACTTCAACCATAATGTGGCGCAAATGCCGGTGTGGGCCGCTGCGATTGGCGCTTTGTACGCCGCCTTGCACAGCCGCAGCCTGTGGTGGTGGGCGGCTTTCGGTCTGGCCCTGGGCTTGAGCGGCTTGAGCAAATACAGCGCAGTGTTTTTACTCGCAGCCATGCTGCTCTATCTGGGATGGGACAGCGCTGCGCGCGCGCGCCTGAATTGGGGCGGCGTGCTGCTGGCCGCCGCGCTCGCGCTGGCCGTGGTCGGCCCGCATCTGTATTGGCTGTATCTGAATGATCTGGCCCCGCTTCACTATGCCCAGGAACGACTGCAGGAAATGACGCAACATTCCGGCTGGGGCAAAAACATCGTTTCTTATATCGGCATGCAAGTCGCCGTCCATATTGCCTTGTGGGCGGTACTGCTGTGGGCCTGGGTGCGCAGCGCGAATGGCTTGCAAGCCCAGCTGCAGCCGGCCCGTGAAAATGCGCTGTCCCATTCGCGCTTTTTACTGGCCTTGGGATTAGGCCCCTTTGCGCTGACCCTGGCCCTGGGCGCCAGCGGCAGTTATTTGCATCCGATGTGGGCTTCCGCCATGTTCCCGCTGTCCGGCATCATCACCGTCTGGTGGCTGGGGGCTGCCGCCGACCAGCTGGCCAGCCGGCGCGCCTTCTTGCTGTGGTTGAGTGTGATGCTGCTGTTTGGCGCGGTATATGCCTGCAAAGGCAGTATCTGGTGGACGCAGTTGACCGGCAAATACACGCGCGCGGCCTATCCGGGGCCGGAATTGGCGCGCGAACTCGATGCGCGCTGGCGTCAGGCCCATCCCGGCAAACCGCTCAAATACATCATCGGCACGCCCTGGGAAGCCGGGGTCGCCAGTTTTTACAGCAGTTATGCGCCGCAGATTGTGATTGACGCCGATTTGCGCATTTCGCCCTGGGTTACGGCGCAAGACATCTACCGCTGCGGCGCCATCACGGTGGCCGTGCAGGGCACAGATCTGGTCGCAGAAATTGAAGACATCTGGCCCGAGATTGAAGAATTCCCGCCATTCCGCTTACGCCCCGCGCGGCC
- a CDS encoding glycosyltransferase family 2 protein, with protein MSTSLPVQAFTAALRPAHPVITCITPAYNEAAHIRQFLLDLSATLQSMSARYEIVVVNDGSRDATESEVLAVAAECSVRYLGLSRNFGKEAALSAGIEHARGDVIILMDSDYQHPLRLLPEMLGLWRQGYDMVYGVIADRRHESGLKRAGTNLFYRLMEAGSALHIPRNAGDFRLMDAKVGAALRQLPERNRFMKGLYAWVGFKSVALPFVPEERASGQSSFSMRGLARLAVSGLTAFTTLPLRFWSAAGAMVSIGAILYGAYVALETLIWGNPVPGWATLVCGLMFFSGVQLLSIGVLGEYLGRVYEEVKKRPLYLVGRDYDHAQLGVGGADD; from the coding sequence ATGTCCACCTCTTTGCCTGTACAGGCTTTCACTGCAGCACTGCGTCCGGCCCATCCTGTGATCACCTGCATCACGCCCGCGTATAACGAAGCGGCGCATATCCGTCAATTTTTACTGGATTTGAGCGCGACTCTGCAATCCATGAGTGCGCGCTATGAAATTGTGGTGGTGAATGATGGCAGCCGCGACGCCACTGAAAGCGAAGTGCTGGCGGTGGCGGCTGAATGCAGCGTGCGCTATCTTGGTCTGTCACGCAATTTCGGCAAAGAAGCGGCGCTCTCGGCTGGCATCGAACATGCGCGCGGCGATGTCATCATCTTAATGGATTCCGATTATCAACACCCTTTGCGCTTATTGCCTGAGATGCTTGGCTTGTGGCGTCAGGGATATGACATGGTGTATGGCGTGATTGCCGACCGCCGCCATGAATCGGGTTTAAAGCGCGCCGGAACCAATCTGTTTTACCGCTTAATGGAAGCCGGTTCGGCCTTGCATATTCCGCGCAATGCCGGCGATTTCCGCTTAATGGACGCCAAAGTCGGGGCCGCCTTGCGCCAACTGCCGGAGCGCAACCGCTTTATGAAGGGTTTATACGCCTGGGTCGGTTTCAAGAGTGTGGCGCTGCCCTTTGTGCCAGAGGAGCGCGCTTCGGGCCAGTCTTCTTTTTCCATGCGCGGACTGGCGCGGCTGGCGGTGTCCGGCTTGACTGCATTTACCACCCTGCCCTTGCGCTTTTGGAGCGCAGCCGGGGCCATGGTGTCGATCGGCGCGATTTTATATGGCGCCTATGTGGCGCTGGAAACGCTGATATGGGGCAATCCGGTGCCGGGCTGGGCCACGCTGGTGTGCGGACTGATGTTTTTCTCCGGCGTGCAATTGCTCTCGATCGGGGTGCTGGGCGAATATCTGGGCCGGGTGTATGAAGAAGTGAAAAAACGTCCGCTGTATCTGGTTGGGCGGGATTATGATCATGCCCAATTAGGGGTGGGAGGCGCGGATGATTGA
- a CDS encoding ChbG/HpnK family deacetylase: MIEQQETKPERSAKNDAALPEAPPHYSPLVLCADDFGQHVGIDAAVILLLSKNRLSAVSCMSNAPRWRAMAAPALLELRSKVQGQRSFDVGLHFNLTEGFGYPPAWSLRAILLQSHVHLLAPERLQQSWHAQLDGFERAMRAAPDFIDGHQHVHQLPQVREAMLKVMQERYGASRLPWVRNTMRAARSESGKARLLEWLGGAKLSRRLRQQGIESNQGFGGVYGFDAPNAQAYASLFGQWLQQSHAGGLIMCHPAAAKNADDPISSQRLVEYAFLTSSEFPQLLTQHHRRLSRLRDS; the protein is encoded by the coding sequence ATGATTGAGCAACAGGAAACAAAGCCGGAGCGCAGCGCAAAAAACGATGCCGCGCTGCCCGAAGCGCCGCCGCATTACAGTCCGCTGGTCTTGTGTGCGGATGATTTCGGTCAGCATGTGGGGATAGATGCGGCAGTCATCTTATTGCTCTCAAAAAACCGCTTATCAGCAGTCTCGTGTATGAGCAATGCGCCGCGCTGGCGTGCGATGGCGGCCCCGGCCTTGCTTGAATTGCGCAGCAAGGTGCAAGGCCAGCGCAGTTTTGATGTCGGCTTGCATTTCAATCTGACTGAGGGCTTTGGCTATCCGCCGGCCTGGAGTTTGCGCGCGATTTTGCTGCAAAGCCATGTCCATTTGCTGGCGCCTGAACGTTTGCAGCAAAGCTGGCATGCGCAATTGGATGGTTTTGAGCGCGCCATGCGCGCCGCGCCGGATTTTATTGACGGCCATCAGCATGTGCATCAATTGCCGCAAGTGCGCGAAGCCATGCTCAAGGTGATGCAAGAGCGGTATGGCGCAAGCCGCCTGCCCTGGGTACGCAACACCATGCGCGCAGCGCGCAGCGAAAGCGGCAAGGCGCGTTTGCTGGAGTGGCTGGGCGGGGCCAAACTGTCACGCCGCCTGCGCCAGCAGGGAATTGAAAGCAATCAGGGTTTTGGCGGGGTGTATGGCTTTGATGCGCCGAATGCGCAAGCTTATGCAAGCCTGTTTGGCCAGTGGCTGCAACAGTCGCACGCCGGCGGCTTGATCATGTGCCATCCGGCGGCGGCGAAAAACGCGGACGACCCGATCAGCAGCCAGCGCCTGGTGGAGTATGCGTTTTTAACCTCCAGCGAATTCCCGCAATTGCTGACGCAACACCACCGCCGCTTGAGCCGTTTGCGCGACAGCTGA
- a CDS encoding DUF6445 family protein has product MIIQAEPPRLPRPPKLTYRKPVEGRDYWIKDDFLPNPQEISERMFALENWEIGFPRAKEFWPGQRSPGALLPAELEYVENWVKKVTGAKKLWQPEAGNGGKVSHNYAQLVGLIESGPRPHTDSRNLCRYAAVIYLTPDAPPEGGTSFYRLRYRDGSLGGNLCTPPHNQLAEALGTSKLPLQAWHEDLMVPNKFNRILLYRADLVHSASNYFGMAHHEKRMTALFFWMA; this is encoded by the coding sequence ATGATCATTCAAGCCGAACCGCCCCGCCTGCCGCGCCCGCCAAAGTTGACGTATCGCAAACCTGTCGAAGGACGCGATTATTGGATCAAGGATGATTTTTTACCGAATCCGCAGGAAATTTCAGAACGCATGTTTGCGCTGGAAAATTGGGAAATCGGTTTTCCGCGCGCCAAAGAATTCTGGCCGGGGCAGCGCAGTCCCGGCGCCTTGCTGCCTGCGGAATTGGAATATGTCGAAAATTGGGTGAAAAAAGTCACCGGTGCGAAAAAGCTGTGGCAACCCGAAGCGGGCAATGGCGGCAAGGTTTCGCATAATTATGCGCAATTAGTCGGCTTGATCGAATCCGGCCCGCGCCCGCATACCGATTCGCGCAATTTATGCCGCTATGCCGCCGTGATTTATCTGACGCCGGATGCGCCGCCCGAAGGCGGCACCTCGTTTTACCGTCTGCGCTATCGTGACGGCAGCCTGGGCGGCAATCTCTGCACGCCGCCGCACAATCAGCTTGCCGAAGCCCTGGGCACATCCAAACTGCCGCTGCAAGCCTGGCATGAAGATTTGATGGTGCCTAATAAATTCAACCGCATCCTGCTCTACCGCGCCGACCTGGTGCATTCCGCCAGCAATTACTTTGGCATGGCGCACCATGAAAAACGCATGACGGCGCTGTTTTTCTGGATGGCGTAA
- the rdrA gene encoding antiviral RADAR system adenosine triphosphatase RdrA, whose protein sequence is MTNEPRRLIFPIDQRESATQKRADTLLAADVYSKLHAFVKVALPSADDDNSEPGAQRQHRAILIDGARGTGKSSVLINLGLYLADVDKELFNHVHICKPIDPTLLEDHDNLFLNVIVAAVLSDKAVIDAQTRYPEKRAALHKQLQRLGSALEGLQKQRAQEGLDKLRSFIGNNQLVGEVDHFFRDVCNLLGKKLLILTIDDVDTSLDQAFENLEVVRRYLVSPAVLPIISGDQRLYHDVTWREFHGKLLKDSSYARADAALQAKELAKEYQRKILPLQYRLQMPSVAQYLQDQNIFLTHEEARMPPLPLPFFQAWVEAILNGAVNGVENSYLALPLKTVRSLAQLIYRVKGLLPDLVWYIAAAELWDIINVKRATLLHATTIKALKVAAFNTAHQNRKGFLKEFSNILSKSNNTQLHEPASEINERKNRWRRMLLDQFKFDSEAGAAFLVLQAQIDWFASGIELRTRNVFDTPLFQPLLHQQESLANFAAAGDLNDWKRGLNGRAPDAWLARLPSHAILPYPIPEAGRAISAKNRYRFSGVAHSSQNNLLIDLLLHKNFYSTNKKTVLICVGRIFELIITSFLRTINEEDVHALLQRPPFYSLSAIAATKTLTITDDDGKPEEDWPKDTDVELAQRDATISLLIRKIREWQSKYQILEIQVAPWLVYNVFNKVMNQAWLFNPPMAPGVIDNKQDEKTVLRVAQKMFNSIWSAFGSFEKGPLYELSPIIATVNIGDGEKFENSDLYRQNISPFSSENDQDTRTFGEKIRSITFLLGEHPLRGWIEQEDIDLRDIIVNTELSGLNYPEHTVETEVGRAKAELGKALGVALKSRVEKATLRNALRKGKLTKAEALKLHDRIKQEIPASKRLMATFLSAIEEWAASAPPVTKPTE, encoded by the coding sequence ATGACTAACGAACCAAGACGCCTCATTTTTCCAATTGACCAACGTGAAAGTGCGACTCAAAAAAGGGCAGACACTTTGCTTGCTGCTGACGTGTATTCGAAATTGCATGCATTTGTCAAAGTAGCGCTGCCATCGGCTGATGACGACAATAGTGAGCCGGGCGCGCAGCGTCAACACCGCGCCATCTTAATTGACGGCGCACGCGGCACTGGTAAAAGCTCGGTTTTGATCAATCTTGGTTTGTACTTGGCGGATGTCGATAAAGAGCTTTTCAATCACGTCCATATCTGTAAGCCTATCGACCCCACATTACTCGAAGACCACGACAATCTGTTTTTGAATGTCATTGTTGCGGCGGTGTTATCGGATAAAGCCGTGATAGATGCACAAACCCGGTATCCAGAAAAACGCGCAGCACTGCATAAACAACTGCAAAGATTGGGCAGCGCGCTGGAAGGTTTGCAAAAACAGCGTGCGCAAGAAGGCTTGGATAAGTTACGCTCTTTTATCGGCAACAACCAGCTCGTCGGTGAAGTAGATCATTTTTTCAGGGATGTGTGCAATCTGCTTGGCAAAAAACTCTTAATTTTAACGATTGATGATGTTGATACCTCACTCGATCAAGCGTTTGAAAATCTGGAAGTAGTGCGCCGTTATCTGGTTAGCCCGGCGGTCTTGCCCATTATTAGCGGCGATCAGCGCTTGTATCACGATGTGACGTGGCGTGAATTTCACGGTAAATTACTGAAGGACAGCAGCTATGCGCGTGCCGATGCGGCATTGCAGGCAAAAGAGCTGGCGAAAGAATACCAACGGAAAATTCTACCGCTGCAATATCGGCTGCAAATGCCAAGCGTTGCGCAGTATTTGCAAGATCAAAATATTTTTCTCACCCACGAAGAGGCGCGCATGCCCCCCTTGCCACTGCCATTTTTTCAAGCGTGGGTTGAGGCAATACTCAATGGTGCGGTGAATGGCGTGGAAAATAGCTATCTTGCTTTACCACTCAAGACGGTGCGCTCCTTAGCGCAATTGATCTATCGGGTGAAAGGTTTGTTACCCGATTTAGTTTGGTATATTGCAGCAGCAGAATTATGGGATATTATTAATGTAAAACGTGCAACATTGCTTCATGCAACAACCATCAAAGCACTTAAAGTCGCCGCATTTAACACAGCCCATCAAAACCGGAAGGGATTTCTTAAAGAATTTTCCAATATTTTATCGAAATCAAATAACACGCAACTCCACGAGCCTGCTAGTGAGATCAATGAAAGAAAAAATAGATGGCGGCGTATGCTGTTGGATCAGTTCAAATTTGATTCTGAAGCAGGTGCAGCATTTTTAGTATTACAGGCACAAATAGATTGGTTTGCTTCAGGTATTGAGCTACGAACCCGCAATGTGTTTGATACACCGCTATTTCAACCTTTGCTTCATCAGCAAGAATCATTGGCCAATTTTGCTGCAGCTGGAGATTTAAATGACTGGAAACGCGGTTTAAACGGGCGTGCGCCAGACGCTTGGCTGGCTCGCTTGCCATCTCATGCGATACTGCCCTATCCGATACCTGAAGCTGGCAGGGCAATTAGCGCCAAAAACAGATATCGTTTTTCTGGTGTTGCCCACAGTTCACAAAACAATTTATTGATTGATTTGTTGCTGCACAAAAATTTTTATTCAACCAACAAAAAAACCGTGTTGATATGTGTCGGCCGGATTTTTGAGTTAATCATTACCAGTTTTTTACGCACGATCAATGAAGAAGATGTGCATGCCTTACTGCAACGCCCACCTTTTTATTCTCTCTCCGCCATCGCTGCTACCAAAACTCTGACGATAACAGACGATGATGGAAAACCTGAAGAAGATTGGCCTAAAGACACAGACGTGGAACTTGCACAAAGAGATGCGACGATTTCTTTGTTAATCAGAAAAATTAGAGAATGGCAAAGCAAATATCAGATATTAGAGATCCAAGTTGCCCCTTGGCTAGTCTATAATGTGTTCAATAAAGTGATGAATCAGGCTTGGCTTTTTAATCCACCTATGGCGCCGGGTGTAATAGATAATAAACAGGATGAAAAAACGGTGCTCAGAGTTGCGCAAAAAATGTTTAACTCGATATGGAGCGCGTTTGGCAGTTTTGAAAAAGGTCCACTTTACGAATTGTCGCCTATCATTGCCACCGTCAATATTGGTGACGGTGAAAAATTTGAAAATAGTGATTTGTATCGACAAAATATCTCCCCATTTTCCAGTGAAAATGATCAAGATACCCGTACCTTTGGCGAAAAAATCCGCAGCATTACCTTCTTGCTGGGTGAGCATCCCTTGCGCGGGTGGATAGAGCAAGAGGATATAGACCTTAGGGATATCATTGTTAACACAGAACTTTCTGGATTAAACTACCCCGAGCATACAGTTGAAACCGAAGTCGGGCGAGCCAAGGCAGAATTAGGAAAAGCTTTAGGTGTAGCACTGAAAAGCAGAGTTGAAAAAGCGACTCTACGCAATGCTTTACGCAAAGGCAAATTAACCAAAGCAGAGGCGCTGAAGCTGCATGACCGTATTAAGCAGGAAATTCCTGCCTCAAAGCGTTTGATGGCAACCTTTCTAAGTGCGATAGAAGAATGGGCAGCTAGCGCGCCCCCTGTCACTAAACCCACAGAATAA
- the rdrB gene encoding antiviral RADAR system adenosine deaminase RdrB, which yields MLTRSLHEVAIGTLFTSTRVSEKLRAYLATYPFDDDEQTIAGFVRNCRTQLEKDLDQDHARRFRLGDIEKVMKALWGKDLFSSVELPILEELFTRLMERNGDFVQYQVAQVQAYARLCAEIDPGMLVAWHLVSWLERANPLPDDVRRVIQHQQPFFAPPSSVHKPYAEGHVHLGGIRSDLLILGENIFCSGTAEEQEIFLRLRHIRQLIGILLNPQDTELRVKLCQTCAIPSNFIDPFDTHDWESVRESCIVQHGIVDANWLRWQLAQAVIGGELARAMLWLNVYLWFLYRQKQSPPALRIAIFYLMASMMQIRRGLIMDGQGLSRFVRTYFNAELRKKHTQHGSADMMRALMTNATDLAEIKITPDSFNANKAAEVAKDACNRHDFPVPLLSWLTPTAALQPKDIAYLHYLEQWHFCAHFLRQEETAKSRKDLWKKAIKFQKTLYSESAWNDDVFLGGHTNPAFHFQPANWLRGLDIAGDENIIRNDIFAPILRWLRRGFLPRNTDTRATANFHFSIHVGEDYAHPLSGMRQIDETVRFCEMRSGDRLGHALAIGIPPAQWVARHGDMVLPVDEHLDNLVWAWHYASELSARIPLASHVIPLLERRIARFVDHIPWLNSQYQLSLYLPIDVEASRPSSSVKFHIAPSTLHQAWQLRRNCYYQFKNNQTAPFYGELLDSAVPDFAKLKQAEDGAITLHNQVEQRSEQGSAARIYLDREQLRLEYKEKMRNVLVRVADAKDWARREHAENGHPAFLYDYETPEELSFMHALQDYLLDQYDRQGLIIETNPSSNVYIARMENHAEHPIFRWNPPHEKNLEDGGVHNQFGLRRGPIRVLINTDDPGIMPTTLRTEFALLQEAAIDLGYSRSVSEIWLERLRQFGIEEFQRKHQPIFSKTE from the coding sequence ATGCTCACCCGCTCCCTGCACGAAGTGGCCATAGGCACGTTGTTCACTAGCACTCGCGTCAGCGAAAAATTGCGTGCTTATCTGGCCACCTACCCGTTTGACGATGATGAGCAAACAATCGCCGGTTTTGTGAGAAATTGCCGCACGCAACTGGAAAAAGACCTGGATCAAGATCACGCAAGGCGTTTTCGCTTAGGCGATATCGAAAAAGTGATGAAAGCGCTCTGGGGTAAAGACCTGTTTTCCTCCGTTGAACTCCCGATCTTAGAAGAGCTGTTCACACGTTTAATGGAGCGCAATGGCGATTTTGTGCAATATCAAGTGGCGCAGGTACAGGCTTATGCCCGCTTATGCGCCGAAATAGACCCAGGCATGCTGGTTGCTTGGCATTTGGTGAGCTGGCTGGAGCGAGCCAATCCTTTGCCTGACGATGTGCGGCGCGTCATTCAACATCAACAACCATTTTTTGCGCCACCTTCAAGCGTGCATAAACCCTATGCTGAAGGGCATGTTCATCTGGGCGGCATTCGCTCTGATTTGCTGATTTTGGGTGAGAACATATTCTGTTCCGGGACAGCAGAAGAGCAGGAAATTTTTCTGCGCTTAAGGCATATACGGCAGTTAATTGGAATTTTGCTTAACCCGCAAGACACTGAGCTACGGGTCAAATTATGTCAAACTTGCGCCATCCCAAGCAATTTCATCGATCCATTCGACACCCATGATTGGGAGAGTGTGCGAGAAAGTTGCATTGTGCAACATGGAATTGTCGATGCGAATTGGCTGCGTTGGCAATTGGCGCAAGCGGTGATAGGCGGCGAATTAGCACGGGCGATGCTTTGGCTAAATGTCTATTTGTGGTTTTTGTATCGCCAAAAACAAAGCCCACCCGCTTTACGCATTGCTATCTTTTATCTCATGGCATCGATGATGCAAATCCGTCGCGGCTTGATTATGGATGGTCAAGGCTTAAGTCGCTTTGTCCGGACTTATTTTAATGCCGAACTGCGTAAAAAGCACACTCAGCATGGTAGTGCAGATATGATGCGCGCGCTGATGACCAATGCAACCGATTTGGCTGAAATCAAAATTACTCCTGATAGTTTTAACGCTAATAAAGCCGCCGAAGTTGCAAAGGATGCTTGCAATCGTCATGATTTTCCTGTTCCCTTATTGAGTTGGCTCACCCCCACCGCTGCCTTGCAGCCAAAAGATATCGCCTATCTACATTATCTAGAACAATGGCATTTTTGTGCACATTTTTTACGACAGGAGGAAACCGCTAAAAGTCGTAAAGATTTGTGGAAAAAAGCGATAAAATTTCAGAAGACTCTTTATAGTGAAAGTGCTTGGAATGATGATGTATTTCTAGGCGGACATACCAACCCTGCTTTTCATTTTCAGCCAGCCAATTGGCTGCGCGGGTTGGATATTGCTGGTGATGAAAACATAATACGCAATGACATTTTTGCTCCTATCTTGCGCTGGTTACGACGCGGTTTTTTACCGCGCAACACTGACACACGCGCCACAGCGAATTTTCATTTCAGCATTCATGTTGGCGAGGATTATGCCCATCCACTGTCTGGTATGCGCCAGATTGATGAAACCGTGCGTTTTTGCGAAATGCGTAGCGGCGATAGATTAGGCCATGCTTTGGCGATTGGCATCCCTCCAGCGCAATGGGTCGCTCGCCATGGCGATATGGTGCTGCCAGTGGATGAACATTTAGATAACTTGGTCTGGGCTTGGCATTATGCCAGCGAACTCAGTGCGCGCATACCGCTTGCCAGCCATGTGATCCCGCTCCTTGAGCGACGCATTGCCCGCTTTGTGGATCATATTCCATGGTTAAACAGCCAATATCAGCTTTCTTTGTACTTACCCATTGATGTGGAAGCCTCTCGGCCAAGCTCAAGCGTCAAATTTCATATCGCGCCCAGCACACTGCATCAAGCCTGGCAATTGCGGCGGAATTGCTATTACCAATTTAAGAACAATCAAACTGCTCCATTTTACGGCGAGTTGCTCGATAGCGCAGTCCCTGATTTTGCTAAGCTAAAACAAGCAGAAGATGGCGCAATCACCTTGCACAACCAAGTGGAACAACGCAGCGAACAAGGCAGCGCAGCACGAATTTATCTTGACCGCGAACAACTCCGATTGGAGTACAAGGAAAAAATGCGCAATGTACTGGTTCGTGTGGCTGACGCCAAAGACTGGGCAAGGCGCGAGCATGCGGAAAACGGGCATCCTGCATTTTTATATGATTACGAAACTCCGGAAGAACTTTCGTTTATGCATGCATTGCAAGACTATTTGCTCGATCAATATGATAGACAGGGCTTGATTATCGAAACCAATCCCAGCTCCAATGTGTATATCGCACGGATGGAAAACCATGCCGAACATCCGATTTTTCGCTGGAATCCACCGCATGAAAAGAACCTTGAGGATGGCGGCGTGCACAATCAATTTGGCTTGCGGCGCGGACCAATCCGCGTGTTAATCAACACGGATGACCCCGGCATTATGCCTACCACCTTACGTACTGAATTTGCGTTGCTGCAAGAAGCTGCTATTGACTTGGGATATTCACGCTCAGTTTCAGAAATCTGGCTCGAAAGATTGCGTCAATTTGGTATTGAAGAATTTCAGAGAAAACATCAGCCAATTTTTAGTAAAACAGAATAA
- a CDS encoding CreA family protein yields MKALFAAGAVCCVLAASAQAEVIGEVNTAFKLIGPSHKVEVQVFDDPKVAGVSCYLSRSKTGGITGALGLAEDKAEASVACRQVGEIRFNGNIPPKEEVFSERASLIFKHVRVVRMADAKRNALIYLVYSDRLIDGSPKNSVTAVPVPAATRIPMGK; encoded by the coding sequence ATGAAAGCATTATTCGCGGCAGGCGCCGTTTGTTGCGTATTGGCTGCCAGCGCGCAAGCCGAGGTCATCGGCGAAGTCAACACCGCCTTTAAATTGATCGGCCCCAGTCATAAAGTGGAAGTGCAAGTGTTTGATGATCCCAAAGTGGCTGGCGTGTCCTGCTATTTATCGCGCTCAAAAACCGGCGGCATCACGGGCGCCTTGGGGCTTGCCGAAGACAAGGCAGAAGCCTCGGTGGCTTGCCGCCAAGTGGGTGAGATCCGTTTTAACGGCAACATCCCGCCCAAGGAAGAAGTGTTTTCCGAACGCGCATCCCTGATTTTCAAGCATGTGCGGGTGGTGCGCATGGCCGACGCCAAACGCAATGCCCTGATTTATCTGGTGTATTCCGACCGCTTGATTGACGGCAGCCCGAAAAACAGCGTGACCGCTGTGCCAGTGCCGGCGGCAACCCGGATTCCGATGGGGAAATAA